A window of Nitrosopumilaceae archaeon genomic DNA:
TACAAAGAGGGAACAAATTTGGATAAAAAGAAAGACGAACTAGATGAAAGGTATGGACTTCTACTTGGAAAGGAAGGAAATCATGGCATGAGAGCTGTTGGCATAATGAATTTGAATAGGATTTACGAGATTTCGACAGACGATGACGTAGAAGAAGTCAGTGGATTTGCTTCCTGCGCATCATATTAGATTCGTGACATAAAATGGAAGAACCAAAATTGCCAAAATTTTCATGGGGTAAGACTTTCGAGTATAATTCTGGACATAACAAGAGCGAATGGGGAATGTCTGACAATGACAAAGAATCTAATACCAAATTCGTTGTTGCATATACAATCAAGGGAGACTTGGCAAACGTAGATACTCGTGGATTTTTAACTTCTCATTGATGAAAAAAATTCTACTAATTAGATAATTAGCTAGTGTTGGCATGTCCTCACAAAAGAGAAAATGATTTTTTGTATTTATTCTCTAATTTTTCATTCGTAATAAAATCTGGTCACATAATTTGCTCATTTCTGAATCAGACCCGATACTACATAGTCTTGTTAGATCAGCTGTTGATACCATTCCTACCAATCTACCTTTGTCTACCACAGGTACTCTGTGAATTCGTCTTACCTTCATAAGTTGAGCAAGCTCCCAAACAGTTTCATCAGGATTGATTACAATTAATGGAGAAGACATTGTTTCCTTTATTTTAGTAGATAACGACTTTCCCTGTGCGACAATTTTTCTAACAAAATCTCTTTCTGTTAGGATTCCAACTACGGTATTTTTTTCAGTCACAATTATTGAGCCTATTTTTGCATCTTCCATCATTTTTGCGGCATCCTTTACAGTCATAGATGAGTCAATTGACAAAACGGGTTTTTTCATAATGTCTTTTACAAAACTTCCGACCATGCAAATGGTTGCAGTTTTATACTTAAAAACTCAAAATTAGATTATCAAGTGTGATAATTAAAAAAGAAATTCACTGTGTGAGACTAGTAAACATGCTCGCTAAACTCAGATCCTAAAGCAATGCTTGCTATTGTAGTATTAGGAGTGGTACGTGATTTCATTGTAAGATTAGGCAAAAATTGGTGAAAGATTTGTTTTAGCAACATTTCTGTAAAAAGGGACCACTTTATACCCAGATTGTGCTGGATGATAAAATGATGAATCTCTCCTTCAATTCTATGATCCGATGTCATGCCAGATGCTTTCATATAATCCTCAAATGCTTCGATCGCTCTTTTGAGATCATAACTACCTTTCATGAACATAACCCAGTCTTTTATCAGTGGCAATATGGCATCGATTATTTTGTTTATCACATCTCCTTCCATCTCATCACCTAGTGTTTTGAGAATGTCTTTTGGAACAGGTATCATCCCAATTTTATCTGCAAATCTATCCCATTTGACGTATTTTTCTAAAATTTGTTTTACAAGAACATTTTGAGATATCTCTCTTTGCATGGCCTCTGTCTCAAGCTCGTCGACAATAAAACTTGGTAATCTGTAACTAATACTCCTGGTCTGTTCATGCTTTGGAGGGTGTGGCTGCCTTTTTACTACCATCGGTGACTCTAGCTGACGTAAACTATTAAAACTATTGAAATTTTCTTTTATGTTATTTTTTACCGTGAGTGATATGAACCCTGTCTATGTGGTCACAAAGCAATTTATTATTCTTGAATTTTGCCGAACAGTAAGGACAAAACGTCTTGTCCACAATTTCTAATTCTGGTAACAAAATATTACTTTCTTTCAAATTTCCACATACCTGTTTTTGTGTAATTAGTCCAACTGGACGCTTATCCATGACAACCAATCTGCGTATGTCGTTTTTCTTCATGATCTCAAGGGCTTCTCTAACTAGTGCACTCTTGTTTATCGATATGATAGGACTTTTTGTTATCTCTTTAAGCGTGGTCTTTGTAGGATCAAGTCCTTTTGCTACGACATCATAAAGAATGTCTTTTTCTGTAACCATTCCAATTATTTTATTTTTTTCAAAAACTAGAATACTGTCTACTTTTGACTCTACCATAGATTTTGCCGCATCTTGAATTGTAAGATTGCTTGAAATGGTAGTCATTTTGGGGTTTGTAAATTTTGAGACAGGCTCATTGAGAAGATCTAATGCCATTATGTTATTTCCCTACATGATGAATTTAACTGAAGGGTTGTTTCTCATTTGTGGTAATAATGTGTAAATTGGATTATTTGCAATTTAATATATTGTCAATACAAAGTAGATCAAAGACTGTTAAAATTATCAGACCTGATTATCAGTCTTGATATTTTTAAAAGGCCTCTTATTTACTTGGAACAGCATATAAAAAATGCAGTTAAAAAATGCTAGTCTTAACCAGGTAATCAAGAGAACAATCACAATTTCACCAAAAATAACACTTCTTGATGCAAGGCAAATATTGTTGAGGCATAAAATTAGTAGGTTAATAGTATTACAAAATGAGAAACCGGTTGGAATAATAACGGAAAAAGATGTTGTTCGTGCAATTTATCAATTGGGAGGTAAACCAATTGAAGCCATTCGTGTAGACGAGTTCATGTCAAAAAAACTAGTCTCGATAACAGAAAAAGATACAATTTATGATTGTGCAAAACTGATGTTATCCCACCGGATTAGTTCCATCATAGTATTAAAAAAAGATGGCAGTTTAGCTGGAATAATAACAAAAACCGATTTAGCGTCTATATTTTTGACGCAAGCATCATCCCCACTACAAATATCAAAAGTCATGACAAAAGATGTCATTACAGTCAAACCTGCTGATTCGCTTCTTTATGTAGAAAGCGTACTTGTGAATAATAGAATATCAAGAGTGGTGGTTGAAAGAAAAAAAATACCAGTAGGGATTATTACTCATCGAGATTTTATACCTGCAAAAATGCCGTTATGGATAAAACAATATGCAGATCCAAAAGAAACTGAAGAATTTACTTTAGGGGCGCATCCTCACGAGTACAAATCGAATCAACTAAGCTATCTTCTTACATTCATAGCAGCAGACATCATGACCTCAAACCCTGTGATAGTAGATGTGAAAGAGGACGTTTCTACTGCCGCCTTGCTTATGATTAGGCACGGAATAAGCGGATTGCCTGTAGTAAGAAATTCGTTGCTTGCCGGAATAATAACAAAAACTGACATTGTAAAAGCAATTACGTTTGAGAAATAATCTCTAATAGATCAAAATCTACATTCTATAAATAAGAACTAGAATTAGAAATATACAATAAATCGAAACTGATTTTAATTATCCCAGTATTCGTAATCGTCTAATAAATTCTGATAAAGTTCAGCTTTGTAGTTTTCAGAATCTGATAATATCGTATTGAAATGTTTTACAAAATCTGTAACTGTAATGATTCCAAGTGGTTGATTGTTGTCTGTAACAACCACTCTTCTTATCTTCTTATCAAGCATTTTTCTAGCTATCTCATCTGCGGGAGTATGGGATGATACCATTGTAATAGGAGAAGTCATGATTTCTGTTGCAGCAAGTTCAGAAGCTCTTTTGTTTAGTACAATAACTTTGGATAACAAATCTCTTTCTGTTACTATGCCTTGAGGTATTTCATTTTTTGTAAGAACTACACAACTGACGTTATTTTTGCCCATTATTTTTGCAATCTCAAATGCAGAAACAGTTGAATCAAGAGTAATGAGCTTCTTGCTCATTATGTCACGTGCAATACTCATAGAGTTCATGCTCTTTTTTGATATAAATCACCTAGTAAAATTATCAGGGTTGATAATGATGAAAAACCATTTTTGATAATTAACGAAGCATCTTTAATATAACAAGTTCTACCTTAATTGATAAAAGTTTGAAAAACGAATTTCTCTTTCAAGATCTCTATCTTAAAAATAATAAAAGCATAATCAAGTCTGTTGTTGTTCCGCTTTCATGTTGTGTGTGCAAAAAAGAACTAAATGGAATTTCATTGACTGCGAAAGAAATCAACGGAAAAACAGTCTTTCTTTGTTCACACCATTATCAGGCAGAACCTTATAAAATCGCCTTTAGGAAGCAATGAATGATGACGATACAGCCTGAGATAAAAGAAATTATAGAAAATCAGATGGACTTGATGATAAAACAGACAAAAGCCTATCTACCATTTATCAAACTGGCCTTTCCTGGAGTAAAAGACCTGTCAGAAATGTGCTTTAATTTGATCGTTGGAAATGTACTCACCACATTTGTATCTCAGTATGCCATGAGAATGCAATATCCTAAAGAGCCGGATTTTATAGAATTTGGTATGATTACACAAAGCTACAAAGAAAAAATCAAGGAAATGTTCTAGATGATGATCCGAAACATTCTGGTTCCATACGAGGGGTCACCAATGTCGAAAAAGGCACTAGAGTT
This region includes:
- a CDS encoding CBS domain-containing protein, which codes for MQLKNASLNQVIKRTITISPKITLLDARQILLRHKISRLIVLQNEKPVGIITEKDVVRAIYQLGGKPIEAIRVDEFMSKKLVSITEKDTIYDCAKLMLSHRISSIIVLKKDGSLAGIITKTDLASIFLTQASSPLQISKVMTKDVITVKPADSLLYVESVLVNNRISRVVVERKKIPVGIITHRDFIPAKMPLWIKQYADPKETEEFTLGAHPHEYKSNQLSYLLTFIAADIMTSNPVIVDVKEDVSTAALLMIRHGISGLPVVRNSLLAGIITKTDIVKAITFEK
- a CDS encoding CBS domain-containing protein, with translation MNSMSIARDIMSKKLITLDSTVSAFEIAKIMGKNNVSCVVLTKNEIPQGIVTERDLLSKVIVLNKRASELAATEIMTSPITMVSSHTPADEIARKMLDKKIRRVVVTDNNQPLGIITVTDFVKHFNTILSDSENYKAELYQNLLDDYEYWDN
- a CDS encoding CBS domain-containing protein is translated as MALDLLNEPVSKFTNPKMTTISSNLTIQDAAKSMVESKVDSILVFEKNKIIGMVTEKDILYDVVAKGLDPTKTTLKEITKSPIISINKSALVREALEIMKKNDIRRLVVMDKRPVGLITQKQVCGNLKESNILLPELEIVDKTFCPYCSAKFKNNKLLCDHIDRVHITHGKK
- a CDS encoding CBS domain-containing protein is translated as MVGSFVKDIMKKPVLSIDSSMTVKDAAKMMEDAKIGSIIVTEKNTVVGILTERDFVRKIVAQGKSLSTKIKETMSSPLIVINPDETVWELAQLMKVRRIHRVPVVDKGRLVGMVSTADLTRLCSIGSDSEMSKLCDQILLRMKN